A stretch of Vairimorpha necatrix chromosome 2, complete sequence DNA encodes these proteins:
- a CDS encoding forkhead-associated (FHA) domain-containing protein, producing MEAKYAINVYNVQGTKIETLYTNSEVLTIGSGLFNSIRIQLPSILEIHLKIYLEQKKVLAFGNDVKLNDLNLTIGQKSEFDIGDTIKIHGRAFQIEMTKQNDLIDQNKVIKDCPESLKECCNYYEFDTNLFMNGEKNQSSINKEMWNPEMINQKNETLENNEKIEKNQNIMENKIEDEMTSKKKTNIESEITSSHFIKDGIIYEEIKEKVEIHEIQEIEFTEENKIGEQELITEENKVREQETTLEQESTLEQESTVEQEMFKNNFEVQAAVKIIDASSSETKAEEALEGGDLSLIKEAIVNKQQDLDEEIKETIDLSVVVDTPIDPLISKKQVKDLGDAVIEKEILKDAEKLVDDKINKSTESINLTEMINQEIEEEKHEKIREEQEKIEATETEEEKEEVIFIRESEALKVPIITETEAKEIKAEDEKPSVNEDEEKPSETEMFKASETETNFTEEKASETKPGEIKLSEEEEEKASEIKRSESEERPGEIKLSEEKPSETKQSEAEILKASINEDENIVEEEKTSEPEPSEIRPSEAEPIGVEENVTEEREDEINEEKGDDESEEEKKKDKPVKKGKDTKKRPLKETEKSKSKATKKVKDSERESEAGFEKLKVETLPEKTTKKKENTPEKNTKKKENTPEKNTKKKEDQKMSSFNKLTVTPRSTRRASRAHESVETVPVAVPKRVKRGASVSSEQKNVIETPSKKTKNKK from the coding sequence ATGGAGGCCAAATACGCTATCAATGTCTACAATGTCCAAGGTACTAAAATAGAAACACTTTATACCAACAGTGAAGTTCTTACCATAGGTAGTGGCTTATTCAATAGTATAAGAATACAATTACCTTCTATCTTAGAAATAcatcttaaaatttatttagaacAGAAGAAAGTTCTTGCCTTTGGAAATGATGTCAAATTAAATGACTTGAATCTTACGATAGGCCAAAAATCAGAATTTGATATTGGTGATACTATAAAGATTCATGGAAGAGCATTTCAGATAGAAATGACAAAACAGAATGATTTAATTGATCAAAATAAGGTTATAAAAGATTGTCCTGAGTCTCTTAAAGAATGTTGTAATTATTACGAATTTGAtacaaatttgtttatgaatggagaaaaaaatcaaagcAGCATAAACAAAGAAATGTGGAACCCAGAAAtgataaatcaaaaaaatgaaacattagaaaataatgaaaaaattgagaaaaatcaaaatattatggagaataaaattgaagatGAAATGACAAGTAAAAAGAAGACTAATATAGAATCAGAAATAACAAGTAGtcattttattaaagatggaataatttatgaagaaataaaagagaAAGTAGAAATTCATGAAATTCAAGAGATAGAATTTACAGAAGAGAATAAAATCGGGGAACAGGAATTAATAActgaagaaaataaagtaagAGAACAAGAAACTACTTTAGAACAAGAATCTACTTTAGAACAAGAATCTACTGTAGAACAAgaaatgtttaaaaataatttcgaAGTACAAGCTGCTGTAAAAATCATCGACGCCTCATCTTCAGAGACAAAAGCAGAAGAAGCTTTAGAAGGAGGAGATCTCagtttaataaaagaagccattgtaaataaacaacAAGATCTAGacgaagaaataaaagagaCCATTGACTTGTCAGTAGTAGTCGACACGCCTATTGACCCacttatttctaaaaaacaagtGAAAGATTTGGGAGATGCGGTAATTGAGAAAGAAATCTTAAAAGACGCGGAGAAATTAGTagatgataaaattaataaatcaaCAGAGAGTATAAATTTGACAGAAATGATAAACCAAGAAATAGAAGAAGAGAAACATGAGAAGATTAGAGAAGAACAAGAGAAAATCGAGGCAACAGAAACAGAAGAGGAAAAAGAAGAggttatatttataagagAAAGTGAAGCACTTAAAGTACCAATAATAACTGAAACAGAAGCAAAAGAAATCAAAGCAGAAGATGAAAAGCCAAGTGTAAACGAAGATGAAGAAAAGCCAAGCGAAACAGAAATGTTTAAGGCAAGTGAAACAGAGACAAATTTTACAGAAGAAAAAGCAAGTGAAACAAAACCAGGCGAAATTAAGCTAAgtgaagaagaagaagaaaaagcAAGTGAAATAAAACGAAGCGAATCAGAAGAAAGGCCAGGCGAAATTAAGCTAAGTGAAGAAAAGCCAAGTGAAACAAAACAAAGTGAAGcagaaatattaaaggCAAGTATAAACGAAGATGAAAACATAGTCGAAGAGGAAAAGACAAGTGAGCCAGAGCCAAGCGAAATAAGGCCAAGTGAAGCAGAGCCAATTGGAGTGGAAGAAAATGTAACTGAAGAAAGAGAAGACGaaataaatgaagaaaaagGTGACGACGAAAGtgaagaagaaaagaaaaaagataaaccagtaaaaaaaggaaaagaTACTAAAAAACGACCTCTTAAGGAAACtgaaaaaagtaaatcAAAGGCCACTAAAAAAGTTAAAGACAGTGAAAGAGAATCAGAAGCAGGgtttgaaaaattaaaagtaGAAACTTTACCAGAGAAAACTACAAAAAAGAAGGAAAATACCCCAGagaaaaatacaaaaaagaagGAAAATACCCCAGagaaaaatacaaaaaagaaagaagatcaaaaaatgtcatcatttaataaattaactGTGACCCCACGATCCACACGTAGGGCATCAAGGGCTCATGAAAGCGTAGAGACAGTCCCAGTCGCAGTACCAAAAAGAGTCAAGCGAGGTGCATCTGTAAGTTCtgaacaaaaaaatgtcaTCGAAACTCCATCTAAgaaaactaaaaataagaaataa